The Bacillota bacterium sequence CGATCCGCGCCGGCACCCCGGCGGCGCGCGCGAGCGCCACGAAGAGGCGGGCGAACTCGGTGCAGGTGCCGCTTCCTGCGAGCCAGCCGGCCAGCGCCCCCTGCCCCGCCGCCGGCGAGGCCGGATCGTAGCGCAGCGCGTCGTGGACGTAGCGGAGGATGCGCGCCGCACGGGCCGCCTCGTCGCCGGCCCCCTCCGTCAGCCGCCCGGCCAGCGCCAGGAGGCGCGGGTCGGAGGCTTCGACGCCCGGCTCGGCCGCCAGGTCGGCCGCGGAGGGCGGCTCCCCCGCCCAGGCGCCGGCGGCGTGGAGCGTCAGGCGGTAGCGCTGGACCAGGTCGAGGCTCGATCCTCCCGCCACCTGCACGTCGTAGGAAGCGGACCGCGCCCCGGAGGCCTCCTCCTCCACCGCCCCCGCGCCCGGAAGCCACTCCTGCCCCACGCTCTGGTAGGCGTCCAGGCCGGAAGAGAGAAGCGGCACCTGGAGTTGCACGCGGGCGCCCGAGGCGGCCGCGTTGCGCAGGTGGACCCGGACGGTGAGGGTAACCTGGCGGGCGGCCGCCGCCGACGTCCGCGCCGCCGCCCCGGCGGCCGCAAAGCTTCCCGCCGCCCTCGCGGCGGCGACGGGCGCCGCCGTCGACGGCAGCGCCACCAGGCCGGCCAGCGCCAGGGCCAGCACGGCCGGGGAACGGAGTGCCGCTCGCGCGCGCATCGCACGCCTCCCCCGCTCCCCGCGAACCCGGGAAGGAGCAGACGAGAGGGGCGCGTCGAGCGGCTCCCGACTGCCCTTCGGCTTCGGCGGCCTGGCGACCCCCGCGCCGCGTGGGCGGCCGGGGGCCCATGGCTTTGCGTCCCCGCCTTGCGACGGGTTTGCCTTTTCGGGCCGGAGAGCGTCTCGGTCATCTTACGGGGGACGAAGCCGGACCGGGCGGCCCTCGCGGTCGAGCCCGCCCCGGGGTTCCCCGCCGTCCCCGCCATCGACCGGCGGTCCCCCCACTTTAGCGGCGCGGCTCGCCTCCGTTCAGCCCGTCCAGCCGGGGCGGCCCGCAGCCCGCACATGGCGGGAGATGAAAAGGCCCCGGAGGCCGGCCTTTGAGCCGGTCTCCGGGGCGGCACGCACCGGGGCGGAGCGATCCGCAGTCCTAGCCGGAGAGCGCCTCGCCCAGGCGGCGGAGCGCTTCGCGGTGCCAGCGGAAGTAGGTGGCGCGCGAGACGTTAAGATGTTCCGCCACGCGCTCGTGCGAGCCCACGCGCTCCACGTAGTAGAGCTGAAGGAGGCGACGCACCGGGACGACGTCACCCCCCTCCTCCAGCTCCGGAGAGCGCAGCGCGTCCAGGAGCCAGGAGCGGATCCAAGCCGGGCCGACGGCGCGGCGGTGGCGTTCCGCCAGCGCCCGGCCCAGCTCGCCCGCGGCCAGCCGCTCCGGCTCCCGGAGCGCCAGCAGCGCCTCGCGCGCCGCCTCCGCCCAGCGCTCCGGAGGCAGGAGCGGCGCGGGCTGCCCGAGGATCGCCCCGAGCCAGCCGGCGAAGCCCCTCCGGCCCAGGTCGAGGCGCCAAGCGGGGTCGGCACCGCGAGGGCCCGGCTCCGGCTCGAAGCCCAGGGCGGCCAGGAGCGGTCTCCCCCCGGGCGCGCGCAGCCGGGAGAGCGCCGGCGCCGTCACCCGCACCTCGACCCGTGTATGGAAGCCACCGGCCAGCTGGCGGAGGAGGAGGCCGAGGGCTCCCACCGCCCCCTCCGGCTCCCAGGCGTCGGTCACCTCCAGGACGGCCGGGCGGCGCGGGCCGGGCAGCGCCACCAGGCAGCCGGCCGGCCGGCCGCGCGCGTCCCGCACCTGCAGGCAGCGCCGCGGCGGGCGGGTGAGGGGGCAGGCGCCGGGACAGGCTTCCTCCAGCACCCGCCAGCCGGCGGACCGCTCGGCGGCCGGATGGAGCGCCGGATACCAGGCCGCCTCCTCCGCCAGCTCGGCGGCCAGCGGCCAGGCCGTCTCCGAGCGCCCCTGCCGCCCCGCGAAGGCCGCCCGCTCCAGCGCGTGCGCGAGGAGTCGGCGCCGCCAACGCGCCTCCGCCCAGGGGCGCTGGCGCCGCACCAGGGCGCGCAGGCGCGCGCGCAGCGACTCCGGCAGGCGCAAGACGCCCCCCGGCGCCGGCAGCGCCACCGGCTCCAGCACCGGCCAGGCGGCCTCCGCCGCCGTCTCGCCCACCGCCGCGCGCAGGCTGGGACGGTCGAAGAAGGGCGGCAGCGAGGCGGCGGCCACCGCCTCGTCCAGCGCCGCACCCCCCGCCCGCCAAGCGGTGCGCTGTGTGCGCGGGTGGAGCCAGCGCTCCACGAGAAAGCCGTCCAGCTCCTCCTCGTCTCCCGCCTCCGCCGGCACCCCCCCGCGGCCGTCGCCGGCGGACCTCCCCGCGGCCAGGTGCTGGGCGAGGCGGACCAGGAGGCCGGGATGGC is a genomic window containing:
- a CDS encoding transglutaminase-like domain-containing protein, whose amino-acid sequence is MRARAALRSPAVLALALAGLVALPSTAAPVAAARAAGSFAAAGAAARTSAAAARQVTLTVRVHLRNAAASGARVQLQVPLLSSGLDAYQSVGQEWLPGAGAVEEEASGARSASYDVQVAGGSSLDLVQRYRLTLHAAGAWAGEPPSAADLAAEPGVEASDPRLLALAGRLTEGAGDEAARAARILRYVHDALRYDPASPAAGQGALAGWLAGSGTCTEFARLFVALARAAGVPARIVNGELLLDAAGRPAAGAFRSVVRHEWAEFWLPGSGWIPVDPTFSASAGRGFAVAAYVAENRGDRPVTGSAWGGRIQASVEITVTAGW
- a CDS encoding DUF1492 domain-containing protein; amino-acid sequence: RFLERLGPGTCAVLAGRRPPAELWPGRAGWFLTLRELRLEPLDEEEAALLLARLGAGGPAAARALRAVSGGHPGLLVRLAQHLAAGRSAGDGRGGVPAEAGDEEELDGFLVERWLHPRTQRTAWRAGGAALDEAVAAASLPPFFDRPSLRAAVGETAAEAAWPVLEPVALPAPGGVLRLPESLRARLRALVRRQRPWAEARWRRRLLAHALERAAFAGRQGRSETAWPLAAELAEEAAWYPALHPAAERSAGWRVLEEACPGACPLTRPPRRCLQVRDARGRPAGCLVALPGPRRPAVLEVTDAWEPEGAVGALGLLLRQLAGGFHTRVEVRVTAPALSRLRAPGGRPLLAALGFEPEPGPRGADPAWRLDLGRRGFAGWLGAILGQPAPLLPPERWAEAAREALLALREPERLAAGELGRALAERHRRAVGPAWIRSWLLDALRSPELEEGGDVVPVRRLLQLYYVERVGSHERVAEHLNVSRATYFRWHREALRRLGEALSG